A DNA window from Syntrophorhabdaceae bacterium contains the following coding sequences:
- a CDS encoding aldehyde dehydrogenase family protein, which produces MDDILQKFDLSGEQSGAGSGSALLCGGEMHESVSPIDGRVIGRVRCANEDDYEHVMLRARHAFEQWRIVPAPKRGELVRKLGYAFREHKKELAALISLEMGKVLAEAEGEVQEVIDMADLAAGQSRMLYGLAMHSERPGHRMFEQWHPLGPVGVVTAFNFPVAVWAWNAMLSLIAGDTVVWKPSSKVPLTAIAVMKIAWGVLSENGLPEGVLNLLIGPGGTIGEALVCDSRIPLLSFTGSVETGRRAASEVAARLGRTILELGGNNGAIVTPGADLDLAVKAVLFSAVGTSGQRCTTMRRIIVHQTVYNAFVKSLISAYKQVSIGNPLDAGTLMGPLVDREAADTMQAALLTIEKQGGRILYGGDMLLGEGYESGAYVTPCLAEVPADVPIVREETFAPILYVMRYTSLEEAIRCHNEVPQGLSSAIFTHDLKEAELFLSQKGSDCGIACVNMGTSGAEIGGAFGGEKDTGGGREAGSDAWKAYMRRQTCTINWSGELALAQGVRFGAT; this is translated from the coding sequence ATGGACGATATACTTCAAAAATTTGATCTGTCAGGGGAGCAATCGGGAGCAGGGTCGGGCTCGGCGCTGCTTTGCGGCGGCGAGATGCACGAATCGGTTTCGCCCATTGACGGACGCGTTATCGGGAGGGTCCGGTGCGCCAATGAGGATGACTACGAGCACGTCATGCTCCGCGCGCGCCACGCCTTTGAACAATGGCGGATTGTCCCGGCGCCGAAGCGGGGGGAGTTGGTGAGGAAGCTGGGATACGCCTTCCGCGAACATAAGAAGGAGCTCGCCGCCCTCATCAGCCTCGAAATGGGGAAGGTCCTTGCCGAGGCGGAAGGGGAGGTGCAGGAAGTGATAGACATGGCCGATCTGGCGGCGGGCCAATCGAGAATGCTTTACGGCCTTGCCATGCATAGCGAGCGGCCGGGGCACCGGATGTTCGAGCAGTGGCATCCGCTGGGGCCGGTGGGAGTGGTCACGGCCTTTAATTTTCCCGTGGCCGTATGGGCGTGGAATGCGATGCTTTCTCTAATTGCGGGCGATACGGTGGTCTGGAAACCATCGTCCAAGGTCCCTCTTACCGCCATTGCCGTCATGAAGATCGCCTGGGGTGTCCTTAGCGAAAACGGGCTTCCCGAAGGGGTGCTGAACCTCCTGATCGGACCGGGTGGAACTATCGGAGAGGCCCTTGTCTGCGATAGCCGCATCCCCCTCCTCTCCTTCACCGGGAGTGTGGAGACGGGGCGCCGCGCGGCTTCCGAGGTAGCGGCCCGGCTGGGCCGGACCATCCTGGAATTGGGAGGGAACAACGGCGCGATCGTAACCCCCGGCGCCGATCTCGATCTGGCGGTAAAGGCCGTCCTCTTCAGCGCCGTAGGCACTTCCGGCCAGCGTTGCACTACCATGCGCCGGATCATCGTCCATCAGACCGTCTATAATGCCTTTGTAAAGTCCCTCATCAGTGCGTACAAGCAGGTGAGTATCGGAAACCCCCTCGATGCGGGTACCCTGATGGGCCCCCTCGTGGACCGGGAGGCGGCCGATACCATGCAGGCGGCCCTTCTCACGATAGAGAAACAAGGCGGCCGCATACTTTATGGAGGAGATATGCTTTTGGGGGAGGGATATGAGTCGGGCGCCTACGTGACGCCCTGTCTGGCGGAAGTACCGGCTGACGTACCTATCGTCAGGGAAGAGACCTTTGCCCCCATCCTCTATGTCATGCGGTACACAAGCCTGGAGGAAGCGATCCGGTGTCATAATGAAGTGCCCCAGGGGCTCTCGTCCGCAATTTTTACCCACGATCTCAAGGAGGCCGAGCTGTTCCTCAGCCAGAAAGGCTCCGACTGCGGCATCGCCTGCGTCAATATGGGCACCTCAGGGGCTGAGATCGGCGGGGCTTTCGGCGGTGAAAAGGATACGGGAGGCGGAAGGGAAGCGGGCTCCGATGCGTGGAAGGCCTACATGCGCCGCCAGACCTGCACCATCAACTGGTCCGGTGAGCTGGCCCTGGCCCAGGGGGTCCGGTTCGGGGCAACCTGA